A window of the Acetobacteraceae bacterium genome harbors these coding sequences:
- a CDS encoding nucleoside-diphosphate kinase translates to MAIERTLSIIKPDATRRNLTGKINAMIEDKGFRIIGQRRIRLSKEQAGAFYEVHKARPFYQDLVASMTSGPVVVQVLEGENAVENYRKLMGATNPKEAEAGTIRAAFAENIESNSVHGSDSLENAEKETGFFFSAVDIHQ, encoded by the coding sequence GTGGCTATTGAACGTACACTCTCAATTATTAAGCCAGATGCGACACGTCGCAATCTCACAGGAAAAATCAATGCGATGATTGAGGATAAAGGTTTTCGTATTATCGGACAACGTCGTATTCGTTTAAGTAAAGAGCAGGCAGGGGCATTCTATGAAGTTCATAAAGCGCGTCCATTTTACCAGGATTTGGTCGCTTCAATGACTTCTGGACCTGTTGTTGTGCAAGTTCTTGAGGGTGAGAATGCGGTTGAAAATTATCGAAAATTGATGGGTGCTACAAATCCTAAAGAGGCAGAAGCTGGTACAATTCGTGCAGCATTTGCTGAAAACATTGAATCAAACAGTGTTCATGGATCAGATTCACTTGAAAATGCAGAAAAAGAAACGGGATTTTTCTTCTCTGCTGTTGATATTCACCAATAA
- a CDS encoding lysine--tRNA ligase, with the protein MTNKSTSLHSLDKISSQWPFIEAAKLAKKVENRPLDEAILFETGYGPSGVPHIGTFGEVLRTSWVRLAFERLTGRKTRLLAFSDDMDALRKVPTNVPNQEMLSEYIGKPLSKIPDPFGTHESFAAHNNARLCAFLDRFGFDYEFASATAYYTSGYFDEALKRVLEEFPKIMKVVLPTLREARKTTYSPILPIHPKTGEVMQVPVEVLDSEKGMIRWQDDEGEIFETCVFGGGAKMQWKGDWAMRWYALGVDYEMAGKDLTDSVKLSSKICRILGGVPPVNLIYELFLDAEGQKISKSKGNGLSLEEWLLLGPEESLSQFMFHQPQRAKRLHKGIIGRSIDDYLSGMERLQSSEKAPEEHIGWFLHKGELPIWEGSPVSFSLLLNLATALGAKDEETLWKFLRRYDETLSAETHPFLASLLGYVLEHVKEQEKSGARKCRKPKEVERLAIEELRNSLKSLTLENEEKSIAEIVQNLTYSVGKKYFGQEGLRGWFSCLYEVLLGRSEGPRFGVFVALYGIPEVVALMDQVLSSDESL; encoded by the coding sequence ATGACAAATAAATCAACATCATTACATTCTTTAGATAAAATTTCTTCTCAATGGCCTTTTATTGAGGCTGCTAAATTAGCAAAAAAGGTTGAGAATCGTCCTCTAGATGAGGCAATTCTTTTTGAAACGGGATATGGCCCTTCTGGCGTTCCACATATTGGCACTTTTGGCGAAGTCTTGAGAACAAGTTGGGTACGTCTTGCTTTTGAAAGGCTTACTGGACGAAAAACACGTTTGTTGGCGTTTTCAGATGATATGGATGCTTTAAGAAAAGTACCAACAAATGTGCCAAATCAGGAAATGCTCTCTGAATATATCGGAAAACCGCTGAGTAAGATTCCAGATCCTTTCGGCACGCATGAAAGCTTTGCTGCGCACAACAATGCGCGTTTATGCGCATTTTTAGATAGATTCGGATTTGACTATGAATTCGCATCAGCAACTGCATACTACACAAGTGGTTATTTTGATGAAGCCCTAAAACGCGTTCTTGAGGAGTTTCCTAAGATTATGAAAGTTGTCCTCCCAACGTTGCGAGAGGCACGGAAGACAACTTATTCTCCAATTCTTCCTATTCATCCAAAAACAGGTGAGGTTATGCAGGTGCCTGTTGAAGTGTTGGATTCTGAAAAAGGTATGATTCGTTGGCAAGACGATGAAGGAGAGATTTTTGAGACGTGTGTGTTTGGTGGCGGAGCAAAAATGCAGTGGAAGGGAGATTGGGCCATGCGTTGGTACGCGCTCGGCGTGGACTATGAAATGGCAGGTAAAGATCTAACGGATAGCGTTAAGCTTTCGTCTAAAATTTGTCGAATTTTAGGAGGTGTTCCGCCTGTTAATTTGATTTATGAGTTATTTTTAGATGCAGAAGGGCAAAAAATTAGCAAATCTAAAGGTAACGGCCTGTCGTTAGAAGAGTGGCTACTATTGGGGCCAGAGGAATCTCTCTCTCAATTTATGTTTCATCAGCCACAAAGAGCAAAACGTCTTCATAAGGGTATTATCGGTCGTTCTATAGATGATTACTTATCTGGTATGGAACGATTACAGTCTTCTGAAAAAGCGCCAGAAGAGCATATTGGATGGTTTCTTCATAAAGGGGAACTTCCAATTTGGGAGGGGTCTCCTGTTTCTTTCTCCTTGCTTTTGAATTTGGCCACCGCTTTGGGAGCTAAGGATGAAGAAACATTATGGAAATTTTTAAGGCGTTATGACGAAACACTCAGTGCTGAAACACATCCCTTTTTAGCGAGTTTATTAGGGTATGTTCTTGAGCATGTGAAAGAACAAGAAAAGTCTGGCGCAAGAAAATGCCGTAAACCAAAAGAAGTCGAACGTCTTGCGATTGAAGAATTAAGAAACTCATTGAAGAGCTTAACTTTAGAGAATGAGGAAAAATCTATTGCGGAAATCGTGCAAAATCTTACTTATAGTGTAGGAAAAAAATATTTTGGGCAAGAAGGTCTGAGGGGATGGTTTTCTTGTTTGTATGAAGTTCTTTTGGGGCGCTCTGAGGGGCCGCGGTTCGGTGTTTTTGTAGCGCTTTATGGGATTCCTGAGGTGGTTGCTCTTATGGATCAAGTTCTTAGTTCGGATGAAAGTCTTTAG
- a CDS encoding Bax inhibitor-1/YccA family protein, translated as MNFNQDFQYNGQQGQTDEAALDLGLRSYLRTVYNWMGLGLVITAIAAWTVVHTSLSMLFFHIVGGQLQLTGLGWAAAFAPLIFVFVLSAGINRLSRSTAAALFVVFSICMGISCSSLLFAYTASSVVRTFLVTSIMFLGLSLFGYVTKRSLSGLGTFLFMALIGLIVASVVNLFLSSDNLDFAICFIGILIFSGLTAYDTQRMKVSYQQYLTWMPQEAVAKQGIYDALSLYLDFINLFQFLLRFLGTSRND; from the coding sequence ATGAATTTTAATCAAGATTTTCAATATAATGGCCAGCAAGGTCAAACAGATGAGGCTGCGTTAGATCTGGGTTTAAGAAGTTATCTGCGCACCGTCTATAACTGGATGGGGTTAGGTCTGGTTATCACTGCGATTGCAGCTTGGACGGTTGTGCATACATCGTTATCAATGCTCTTTTTCCATATCGTTGGAGGACAGTTGCAGTTAACAGGGCTTGGTTGGGCTGCGGCCTTTGCTCCACTTATTTTTGTATTTGTATTGTCTGCAGGGATTAATCGGCTTTCTCGTTCTACGGCTGCTGCCTTATTTGTTGTTTTCAGCATTTGTATGGGGATTAGTTGCTCAAGCTTGCTCTTTGCCTATACAGCTTCTTCAGTTGTGCGGACTTTCTTAGTTACCTCGATTATGTTTTTAGGGCTGTCTCTCTTCGGTTATGTAACGAAACGTTCCTTAAGCGGTTTAGGAACTTTCTTATTCATGGCCTTGATTGGTCTTATTGTTGCGAGCGTAGTTAATCTTTTTTTGTCATCTGATAATTTAGATTTTGCAATTTGTTTTATTGGTATTTTGATTTTTTCAGGGCTTACTGCTTATGATACACAGCGCATGAAGGTTTCTTATCAGCAATATCTTACTTGGATGCCACAGGAAGCAGTCGCTAAGCAGGGTATCTATGATGCTTTGTCTTTGTATTTAGATTTTATTAATTTATTTCAGTTTCTTCTTCGTTTTCTTGGAACAAGTAGGAATGATTGA
- a CDS encoding ferredoxin family protein gives MTYVVTENCIRCKYMDCVEVCPVDCFYAGENFLVINPEECIDCGVCEPECPAEAILPDTDDTAQEWLDINTKYSQSWPNITRKGQAPADAEEWNGKPNKEKLLSPNPHTL, from the coding sequence ATGACCTATGTGGTCACAGAAAATTGTATCCGTTGCAAATACATGGATTGCGTAGAGGTTTGTCCCGTTGATTGTTTTTACGCGGGAGAGAATTTTCTTGTTATTAATCCAGAAGAATGTATTGACTGTGGGGTTTGTGAGCCAGAATGCCCTGCTGAAGCTATCCTCCCAGATACAGACGATACTGCTCAGGAATGGCTCGATATCAATACAAAATATTCCCAATCTTGGCCTAATATTACAAGAAAAGGTCAAGCGCCTGCTGACGCAGAAGAATGGAACGGAAAGCCAAATAAAGAAAAGCTACTTTCCCCTAACCCGCACACACTATAA
- a CDS encoding DegT/DnrJ/EryC1/StrS aminotransferase family protein, with product MLDLEKQREYLGGRIEKAIEGVLRHGHFVGGKEIELFESWLVEHTDFEFAIGVSSGTDALIIALMADGVKAGDAVFLPSFTYVATAEIVILLGATPVFVDVDPETYQISAQDLKEKIKLTIKLGKLRPVAIIGVDLFGQPAPWSELVDIAKTYRLNLYADSAQSFGATYNNKTSGKLARATILSFFPAKPLGAYGDGGAILTDSVDLVEKYRSIRSHGMGENPYDIIRVGLNARLDSLQAAILLAKTVSFEEECQKRQRNVELYNKFLPSIYRRPSCSTNGKGAWSVYTILLPKWMDRKKCSQYLSQANIQHAIYYEKPLHLQDAYKKFHDKSSSLIVSETLSKHVLALPVHAYLAQNELDKVILILEEFSKQESPL from the coding sequence ATGTTGGATTTAGAAAAGCAGCGTGAGTATTTGGGGGGACGGATAGAAAAAGCTATAGAAGGCGTTTTACGTCATGGTCATTTTGTTGGTGGCAAAGAAATAGAACTTTTTGAATCTTGGCTTGTTGAACATACGGATTTTGAATTTGCTATTGGTGTTTCTTCGGGAACAGATGCTTTAATCATAGCTTTGATGGCTGATGGGGTAAAAGCAGGGGATGCTGTTTTTTTGCCTTCTTTTACCTATGTCGCAACAGCAGAAATTGTTATCTTGTTAGGAGCAACTCCTGTTTTTGTTGATGTCGATCCAGAGACTTATCAAATCTCTGCGCAAGATTTAAAAGAAAAAATTAAACTTACTATAAAGTTAGGCAAGTTAAGGCCTGTCGCAATTATCGGTGTTGATCTTTTTGGACAGCCAGCACCGTGGTCTGAATTGGTTGATATTGCAAAGACATACAGATTAAACCTGTACGCAGATTCTGCGCAATCTTTTGGTGCCACATATAATAACAAAACCTCTGGCAAATTAGCACGTGCAACGATTTTATCCTTTTTTCCAGCGAAGCCTTTGGGTGCTTATGGAGATGGTGGTGCTATACTGACAGATTCTGTGGATTTGGTTGAAAAATACCGTTCAATACGTTCTCATGGAATGGGGGAAAATCCCTATGATATTATTCGAGTAGGTTTGAATGCCCGATTAGATAGCTTACAGGCGGCTATTCTTCTAGCAAAAACGGTTTCATTTGAAGAAGAATGTCAAAAGCGACAAAGGAATGTTGAACTTTATAATAAATTTTTACCAAGTATTTATAGGCGTCCTTCTTGTTCAACAAATGGAAAAGGGGCTTGGTCTGTATATACCATTTTACTTCCAAAGTGGATGGATCGCAAAAAGTGCTCTCAATATTTATCTCAAGCGAATATTCAGCACGCTATTTACTATGAAAAGCCTTTGCATCTTCAGGATGCTTATAAAAAATTTCATGATAAATCATCCTCTTTGATCGTTTCCGAAACTTTATCAAAGCATGTTCTTGCGCTTCCTGTACATGCTTATCTAGCTCAGAATGAACTAGATAAAGTTATTTTGATTTTAGAAGAGTTTTCTAAACAAGAAAGTCCATTATAA
- a CDS encoding ATP-dependent DNA helicase, translating into MFIYPGKPLYSPTPEGLSQALNLSFKKTPDFLYEIADFLLSEIERTKTTSKGKFLRQLLYFIKSGNWHWAPTVTHLLGEITDSEKKSVWNDLQIWKALPEWSEDSHQPQSSLKPLQPNEAKEAVIKFLKPNELRRSSQENFSEKIGDIFSLPTNEKESPRVLLAEAETGTGKTLGYVAAAYRWAEKNEGCVWISTYTKHLQRQVENELSRFYPDPVERNQKAVVLKGRENYLCLLKLQETLLPIFLHIQNNPNISYPNNIPFAFILNWAKESKDGDIKGGDLPGWFNHLYGYSHIFQLTDKEGECLHTGCLFYQRCFFESINQKSLNARLIISNHALTLIRLAQNADKEITSSMPARHFIFDESHHLQQAADNVFSIRLSSKALTEFRNRLLGSSQQTKKRKFKSLRHYLKTALIEFSQLEDALNQVEIIAKKTLPSIEFQKNFSLSKEEEKTNSFTSLTFFQNIALQLDLYSLSDSNSSFFERECDFYPATPKTETSSSLLLSEFKTLFEKIKILKGILTNLPLQAEEKDSETSKGIEIVSKRLNYYIFPALNGWISLLTPLSSPDENSKTPWIRIIRGDWDNDENPHLKWQKVRLCEHWIDPTVPLSTLLKKQALGIAYVSGTFRPYKEPEIKKSQEGNNLSWQAAKRRTGSQHLSGKILQDFQKSPFNYETQAKIYVVNDVGPSNREVAEAYTKLFLASEGGALGLFTAISRLREVYQYIFPKLSKNHIDLYAQHISSADNAQLVDTFRQNKKSCLLGTDAMRDGIDIVGSSLQLVVMDKVPWPRSDILHRERKQDVKQKESIRLEDEEAALRLRQAFGRLIRNLKDKGVFVILDRRTPSRILKALPKEIQIEKLSLSEVTEHIKAFLN; encoded by the coding sequence TTGTTTATATACCCAGGCAAACCCCTCTATTCTCCAACTCCTGAAGGACTCTCTCAGGCCCTTAACCTTTCTTTTAAGAAGACACCAGATTTTTTATACGAAATCGCAGACTTTCTTCTATCTGAAATTGAACGTACGAAAACAACTTCTAAAGGAAAATTTTTACGCCAACTTCTTTATTTCATAAAATCTGGGAATTGGCACTGGGCGCCCACTGTAACACATCTTCTGGGAGAAATAACGGATTCTGAAAAAAAAAGCGTTTGGAACGATTTACAAATATGGAAGGCACTTCCAGAATGGTCAGAAGATTCACACCAACCTCAGTCCAGTCTAAAACCACTCCAACCAAATGAAGCAAAAGAAGCAGTCATTAAGTTTTTAAAACCAAATGAGCTCCGCCGTTCTTCTCAAGAAAATTTTTCTGAAAAAATTGGAGACATTTTTTCACTACCTACAAATGAAAAAGAATCTCCTCGCGTCCTTCTAGCAGAGGCTGAAACAGGTACAGGGAAAACACTTGGTTATGTTGCTGCTGCGTATCGTTGGGCTGAAAAAAATGAAGGTTGTGTCTGGATAAGCACATATACAAAGCACCTCCAAAGGCAAGTTGAAAATGAACTCTCTCGTTTTTATCCAGACCCGGTAGAACGCAATCAAAAGGCTGTTGTTTTAAAGGGGCGCGAAAATTATTTATGTTTACTCAAGCTACAAGAAACACTCCTTCCAATTTTTCTTCATATACAAAATAATCCAAACATTTCTTACCCGAACAATATTCCATTTGCATTCATTCTTAATTGGGCAAAAGAAAGTAAAGATGGTGACATAAAAGGAGGTGACCTACCAGGCTGGTTTAACCACCTTTACGGATATTCTCATATATTCCAACTCACCGACAAAGAAGGAGAATGTCTTCATACAGGATGCCTGTTTTACCAACGCTGTTTTTTCGAAAGTATTAACCAAAAATCGCTTAATGCTCGATTAATTATCTCTAACCATGCCTTAACACTCATTCGTTTGGCTCAAAATGCAGATAAAGAAATAACTTCATCCATGCCTGCTCGACATTTCATTTTTGATGAAAGCCACCATCTGCAACAGGCTGCTGATAATGTTTTTTCTATTAGACTTTCCTCAAAGGCCTTAACAGAATTCCGAAATAGACTTCTAGGAAGTAGCCAACAAACAAAAAAACGTAAATTTAAAAGCTTACGTCACTACCTAAAAACAGCTCTTATAGAATTTTCTCAACTGGAAGATGCTCTTAATCAAGTAGAAATAATTGCAAAAAAAACACTTCCTTCGATCGAGTTCCAAAAAAACTTCTCTCTTTCAAAAGAGGAAGAAAAAACAAACAGCTTCACTTCACTTACTTTTTTTCAAAATATTGCCCTTCAACTTGATCTTTATAGCCTAAGTGACAGCAATAGCTCATTTTTTGAAAGGGAATGTGATTTCTATCCAGCAACGCCTAAAACGGAAACTTCTTCATCCTTGCTCTTAAGTGAATTCAAAACCCTATTCGAGAAAATCAAAATCCTAAAAGGCATATTAACCAACCTCCCTCTACAAGCAGAAGAGAAAGATTCTGAAACAAGCAAAGGGATAGAAATCGTTTCCAAACGTCTTAACTATTATATTTTTCCGGCCTTAAATGGATGGATATCGCTCCTAACGCCCCTCTCTTCTCCTGATGAAAACTCAAAAACGCCATGGATCCGTATTATTCGCGGAGATTGGGACAATGATGAGAACCCGCATCTAAAGTGGCAGAAAGTAAGGCTTTGCGAACATTGGATTGATCCGACCGTTCCACTGTCCACGCTTCTTAAAAAGCAGGCTCTTGGAATTGCTTATGTCTCTGGAACCTTTCGGCCTTATAAGGAGCCGGAAATCAAAAAATCCCAAGAAGGAAATAATCTCTCTTGGCAAGCAGCGAAAAGACGGACAGGTAGTCAACATCTATCGGGTAAGATACTTCAAGACTTTCAAAAAAGTCCTTTTAATTATGAAACACAGGCTAAAATCTATGTCGTAAACGATGTTGGCCCCTCTAACAGAGAAGTAGCCGAGGCCTATACAAAACTATTTCTAGCCTCTGAGGGGGGAGCTTTAGGATTGTTTACGGCGATCTCACGATTACGCGAAGTTTATCAATATATTTTTCCTAAACTTTCGAAAAATCACATAGACTTATATGCTCAGCATATTAGTAGCGCTGATAATGCACAGCTCGTAGATACATTCCGACAAAATAAAAAAAGCTGCCTTTTGGGAACAGATGCTATGAGAGATGGAATTGATATCGTAGGCTCCTCTCTCCAACTCGTTGTTATGGATAAAGTGCCTTGGCCACGGAGCGATATCCTCCATCGTGAACGCAAACAAGATGTAAAGCAAAAAGAAAGCATTCGCTTAGAAGACGAAGAAGCCGCATTACGTTTGCGGCAGGCCTTTGGAAGGCTTATTCGCAATCTTAAAGATAAAGGGGTTTTCGTTATCTTAGATAGACGAACTCCCTCACGTATCCTAAAAGCGCTTCCTAAAGAAATCCAAATCGAAAAACTATCTCTTTCAGAAGTAACCGAACACATTAAAGCATTTTTAAACTGA
- a CDS encoding acid phosphatase: MSGIILDRTKKFFCSGFMLFSFAVASSLCQNANATNSAMEKPHENISDLASSLVRYHENGQYLRDFDKVVHQATKYLEKNAKLSKKQAIVLDIDETTLSQWEVIKANQFAYFKSGGCHLPSGPCSEKGWIKKERAVAFDSTRSLIEEAQKRHVAVFFITGRSEKYRSHVIKNLHKEHINNWTSLYMRGIGDVRSAIDYKTPLRKNIEAQGYQIILNMGDQPTDLVGGHGGKTFLLPNPFYKVP, from the coding sequence ATGTCAGGAATTATTTTAGATAGAACAAAAAAGTTTTTTTGTTCTGGATTTATGCTTTTCTCTTTTGCTGTTGCTTCGTCTCTTTGTCAAAATGCGAATGCAACGAATTCTGCTATGGAAAAGCCTCATGAAAATATTTCTGATTTGGCCTCTTCTCTTGTTCGTTATCATGAGAATGGGCAGTATTTACGTGATTTTGATAAAGTAGTTCATCAAGCGACTAAATATTTAGAGAAGAATGCTAAACTTTCTAAGAAACAGGCAATTGTCCTTGATATTGATGAAACAACTCTCTCTCAATGGGAGGTTATAAAGGCAAATCAGTTTGCATACTTTAAGAGTGGGGGATGTCATCTGCCCAGTGGCCCTTGTTCTGAAAAAGGTTGGATTAAAAAAGAAAGGGCTGTTGCTTTCGACTCAACGAGATCTTTAATTGAAGAAGCTCAAAAACGACATGTTGCAGTTTTCTTTATTACGGGCAGATCTGAAAAATATCGTTCTCATGTTATTAAGAATCTACATAAAGAACATATAAATAATTGGACCTCCCTCTATATGCGGGGCATTGGTGATGTCCGTTCAGCCATTGACTATAAAACACCTTTACGCAAAAATATTGAAGCTCAGGGATATCAAATTATTCTAAACATGGGAGATCAACCGACAGATCTAGTCGGTGGACATGGAGGGAAAACTTTTCTTCTTCCAAATCCTTTTTATAAAGTCCCTTAA
- a CDS encoding UPF0104 family protein — MIQKVNNKKEKGVNFFLKRKNLGAFALRALPFLVAAILVVVGGLALFREASHFSIHEVKQAVTSLPASSLLKAASATILAYFLLSFYDYFGAWYAQDPQPWFKSALAAFCSYVFAHNLGFTALSGAAVRYRLYRVWGMSTADIARVVIFCTWACSLGIFFLVGIALLSQPNAVPITWVKAWITIPLGIICLLVVLLYLLLSLRGGKVKIKNWELVMPTPALALGQLLTSALDMGVTALILWCVLGEMHISTFPPLTFFGFIGIYLTAYMAGLLSSVPGGVGVFDAFLLTMLLPWFNTPQIVGALVVFRAFYYLIPLLLAGVLFSGHEFFLRISKKKETFLSKDGIHFAEGDFTTQIGSFLELIFALCLSTYALLGLPFGNTLSLRGILLFFLGALIAGLSFALGQKVFAAWRASVIVLTTLLPILLFLKVDRFLFFFNLLALFIILPFRRYYYRQAHIVAFPNVPRTLATFLLILGIFFATVWAALGRRSGEVLWISKETISFALAASALLCLFAIFFSFRRTRVHLFEWKDSEVAHFYAVQSFIPEGYLVEASGNAWGPCLRLNLKWDEHTLLMLGGPYGDEKYFSAVIWRMRDFAVQDGRNLAWLIEKNNKGQVDEKILKKLGLEAVSEDNWVLYASPSQISTLLHFFNNRGYD; from the coding sequence TTGATTCAAAAAGTGAATAATAAAAAAGAGAAAGGCGTAAATTTTTTTCTCAAGAGAAAGAATTTAGGGGCGTTCGCATTACGTGCGCTCCCATTCTTGGTTGCTGCGATTTTAGTTGTTGTTGGCGGTCTTGCTCTTTTTCGTGAAGCTTCGCATTTTTCTATTCATGAGGTGAAGCAGGCAGTTACCTCTCTCCCTGCGTCTTCTTTATTGAAGGCTGCCTCTGCTACTATTTTAGCTTATTTTTTATTATCTTTTTACGATTATTTTGGGGCATGGTACGCTCAAGATCCTCAACCTTGGTTTAAATCAGCTCTTGCGGCCTTTTGCTCGTACGTTTTTGCTCATAATTTAGGCTTTACAGCACTTTCTGGAGCCGCCGTTAGGTATCGTTTATATCGTGTTTGGGGAATGTCGACCGCAGATATTGCTCGCGTCGTCATTTTTTGTACATGGGCTTGCAGTCTTGGTATTTTCTTTTTAGTTGGGATTGCACTTTTGTCCCAGCCGAATGCAGTCCCTATTACCTGGGTAAAGGCTTGGATTACGATCCCTTTGGGCATTATCTGTTTGCTAGTGGTTTTACTTTATCTTCTTTTATCTCTGCGAGGGGGGAAGGTGAAAATTAAAAATTGGGAGTTAGTAATGCCAACTCCTGCCTTAGCACTTGGACAGTTATTGACGAGTGCTTTGGATATGGGAGTGACCGCCCTTATTCTTTGGTGTGTCTTGGGTGAAATGCATATATCTACTTTTCCTCCATTGACTTTTTTTGGATTTATAGGAATTTACCTCACTGCTTATATGGCAGGATTGCTATCAAGCGTTCCAGGAGGTGTTGGTGTTTTTGATGCTTTTCTTCTTACGATGCTTTTGCCGTGGTTTAATACGCCTCAAATCGTAGGGGCGTTGGTTGTTTTTCGTGCTTTTTATTATTTAATTCCTTTACTCTTGGCGGGAGTTCTTTTTTCAGGGCACGAATTTTTTTTAAGGATATCGAAAAAAAAGGAAACTTTTCTCTCAAAAGATGGCATTCATTTTGCTGAAGGAGATTTTACAACGCAGATTGGTTCATTTTTAGAACTTATTTTTGCTTTATGCCTTTCAACTTATGCTTTGTTGGGTCTTCCCTTTGGAAATACGTTATCCTTGAGAGGAATTCTTCTTTTCTTCTTAGGTGCTTTGATCGCAGGTTTGTCTTTTGCTCTTGGACAAAAGGTATTTGCCGCATGGCGAGCATCTGTTATCGTTCTGACAACACTTTTACCGATCCTTTTGTTTTTGAAAGTTGATCGTTTTCTTTTCTTTTTTAACTTATTGGCTCTTTTTATTATTTTGCCTTTTCGGCGTTATTATTATCGGCAGGCGCATATCGTCGCATTTCCCAATGTTCCGAGGACTTTAGCAACCTTTTTATTGATATTAGGGATTTTTTTTGCAACAGTTTGGGCTGCTTTGGGGCGTCGTTCTGGCGAGGTTTTATGGATCTCAAAAGAGACGATTTCATTCGCCCTAGCTGCATCTGCACTTCTTTGTCTTTTTGCAATTTTCTTTTCTTTCCGGCGAACAAGAGTGCATTTATTTGAATGGAAAGATAGTGAAGTGGCGCATTTTTATGCCGTTCAATCTTTTATTCCAGAAGGTTATTTAGTTGAAGCTTCAGGAAATGCTTGGGGGCCATGTCTTCGTTTAAATTTAAAATGGGACGAACACACACTTTTAATGTTAGGTGGGCCTTATGGAGATGAAAAGTATTTTTCTGCTGTTATTTGGCGGATGAGAGATTTTGCAGTTCAGGATGGTCGGAATCTTGCTTGGCTTATAGAGAAGAACAATAAGGGGCAGGTGGATGAAAAAATTTTGAAAAAACTCGGACTGGAAGCTGTTTCTGAAGATAACTGGGTATTATATGCCTCTCCGTCACAGATATCGACCTTATTGCATTTTTTTAACAATAGAGGATATGATTAA
- a CDS encoding polysaccharide biosynthesis protein: MNAFKVLWLVILGYYFPLLLNSNDSVAHKNAHLKTVFLNKRILITGAGGSIGSEICRVVALFSPSELILLDNNEYFLWKIRIELSEKFPHLNFTIFLADVSSFARIENIFQEKKPHIVFHAAALKHVKMVEENPCEGFLTNVIGTKNLSEAALRHDIEKFIFLSTDKAVNPSSRMGASKRIAELWLQSLQANSQQTVFNILRFGNVYGSVGSVIPLFRHQISQGGPLTLTHESVSRYFITHEKAVMGLLEVCFQSELRQQTCTNMLYILEMGQPVKIMDLAKNLLMHSGQKDNIEIKIVGLAKGEKIEEALLYDDESQESILGTDLLAVHSKRQIVNLESIKNHLEKIEQACRQSDAGELLKITLKMLPEFSCSETYVGD; the protein is encoded by the coding sequence ATCAACGCCTTCAAGGTGCTATGGCTTGTCATACTAGGATACTATTTTCCCTTGCTATTAAATTCAAATGATTCTGTTGCTCATAAAAATGCCCATTTAAAAACGGTTTTTTTGAACAAGAGAATTTTAATTACAGGTGCGGGGGGATCGATAGGAAGCGAGATTTGTCGAGTTGTTGCTTTATTTTCTCCATCAGAGCTTATTTTATTAGATAATAATGAATATTTTTTATGGAAAATTAGAATAGAGCTGTCTGAAAAATTTCCTCATTTAAATTTTACGATTTTTCTAGCAGATGTTTCTTCATTTGCTCGAATAGAGAATATATTTCAGGAAAAAAAGCCACATATCGTTTTTCATGCTGCAGCTTTAAAACACGTTAAAATGGTCGAAGAAAATCCTTGTGAAGGTTTTTTGACAAATGTTATTGGCACAAAAAATCTTTCAGAAGCTGCGCTTAGGCATGATATTGAAAAATTTATTTTTCTATCAACAGATAAGGCAGTTAATCCAAGCAGTAGAATGGGGGCTTCAAAACGTATTGCTGAACTTTGGTTACAATCGTTGCAGGCAAACTCACAGCAGACTGTTTTTAATATATTACGCTTTGGTAATGTTTATGGATCGGTTGGATCTGTCATTCCACTCTTTCGACATCAAATTTCTCAAGGTGGTCCTTTGACGCTTACACATGAAAGCGTCAGCAGATATTTTATCACACATGAAAAGGCCGTTATGGGCTTACTAGAAGTATGTTTTCAAAGTGAATTACGCCAGCAGACATGTACTAATATGCTGTATATTTTAGAAATGGGGCAACCAGTTAAAATTATGGACTTGGCGAAAAATCTTTTGATGCATTCCGGGCAAAAAGATAACATCGAAATTAAAATAGTAGGGCTAGCGAAGGGCGAGAAAATAGAAGAGGCTCTTTTGTATGATGATGAGAGTCAAGAATCTATCCTTGGAACAGATTTATTAGCTGTTCACTCTAAAAGACAGATTGTTAATTTAGAGAGTATAAAAAATCATCTTGAGAAGATAGAACAGGCTTGCCGGCAAAGTGATGCAGGAGAGTTGTTGAAGATAACGTTAAAAATGTTACCAGAATTTTCTTGTTCAGAAACTTATGTTGGGGATTGA